The Agreia sp. COWG nucleotide sequence CGCCCTCGGCACGACGGCACCGGATACGGCCACCTCATGGCTGTCTCGGCTCCAGGGCGCCTCCAACCCGATCTATCCCCTGTCGTACGCGGATGCCGACCTGGCGGCCATGAGCCAGGCCGGGGCCCCGCAGGTACTCACTCCCACGTCGTTCAACTACGCGCTGAAGTCCGCTGATTTCGCCAACACCACCACGCCGCCGGAGACCCCGACGCCGGCACCCGCCTCGCCGACCGCCACGACCGCTCCCACCACCACGAGCACCACCAGTCCGAACGCGGTTCCCACGCGCGACGCCCTGCTGCAGTGGGACTACACGTCGACCTCGATCGCGTGGCCGAGAGACGACACCGTGGTCTCCGCCGACCTGCCGTACTTCGCGGCGAACGGCCTCACGAGCACCATCATGTCGTCGTCGAACGTCACCGTTCCGGGCTCCGCTCCCGCCGAGGGAGTCGCGACGGCGGGCGACAGCACCGTTCTGATCTCCGACGACACCGTGTCGCGGGCACTTCGCGAGGCGGCCAACGCCCTCACCGGCACTGAGCGCCAGCGCTCACAATCAGACCTGGCCTCGAGCCTCGCCGTCGTGGCCACCGAGGATGACGGCCGCGGCACCCCCATCCTGGCCACCCTCGACCGCACGGGAAGCACGGAGGGCACCGGATTGACCGACGCGCTCACCGCCCTGGGACAGCTGTCGTGGGCCACACCCGCCGCCTTCGACGCCTACGCGGCACAGGCGCCCACCGCGGGCGCGACCGTCGTGGACAGCCCGGAAGCGGCCGAGCGTACAACCCAGGTCAACGCGCTCCTGGGCTCCGAGAACAGGCTGGCCGCGTTCTCGAGCGTGATCGCCGACCCCGAGAAGCTGCTGGGACAGAACCGCGCCGACCTGCTCTCGCTTCTCGCCAACTCATGGGCCTCGAACTCGGGCGGCTGGAACGTCGCCGCGCAATCACAGATCGACTCCGTGACGACCACCATCACCGGGGTGAAGATCGTCTCCGGGTCACCCATCGGCCTCTACGGCAACACGGCCAATCTGCCGGTTTTGGTGCAGAACACCCTTCCGTACCCGGTCACGATCACCCTGCGTCTGGCCCCCTCCAACTTCCGCCTCGTCGTGCAGAACGAGATCACCATCACCGTCGAGGCGGCCTCCAGCAAGCAGGCGAAGGTGCCCATGACCCGCGTCGCCAACGGCGATACGAGCATCCGCATCGATTTGATCAGCCCCACGGGCGTGCCCATCTCCACTGAACCCACCATCGTGCCCGTCAACGTCGCCGCCGACTTCGAGGTCGCCGGCTCCTGGCTCGTCGGCAGCGTTGTGGCGGCGCTGCTCATCTTCGCCGCCATCAGGCTCACCCTTCGCCGCCGCCGGGCGCGACTTCACCCCGAACCGGATGCCGAGGGCCCCCGTGACTGACACCTCCACACCGGGGCCGAACCTGGGCCGCGCAAGCGCGATCCTCGCGTCCGGAACCACCGTGTCCCGAATCCTGGGCTTCGTCAAGGCGTTCGTCCTCGTACAGACCATCGGAACGATCGGGCTCGGCACGGACGCGTTCACGATCGCCAACCAGCTGCCGAACACGATCTTCGTCATCGTCGCGGGTGGAATGCTGAACGCCATCCTCGTTCCCCAGATCGTGCGCGCGGCCAAGCACAACGACGGGGGAGCGGGTTATATAAACAAACTCGTCACGGTGGCCTTCGTCGTTCTCGGCACGGCCACCATCCTCGCCACACTCCTGGCCCCCATTCTCATCACGATCGTCGCCGAGCCGAAGTCGAGCGGGCAGTTCGCCCTGGCGACCGCCTTCGCCTATTGGTGCCTGCCGCAGATCTTCTTCTACGGGGTCTATTCGGTGCTCGGTGAAGTGCTGAACGCCCGCAACTCCTTCGGTCCGTTCACCTGGACGCCGGTGCTGAACAATGTCGTGGCCCTCGCCGGTCTGGTGGCCTTCAACGTGGTCTTCAGTCCGAGCGCCGAGAACGTGGCGAACCTCGACTGGTGGACGTCCGACAAGATCGCCGTGCTCGCCGGCACGGCCACCCTCGGTGTCGCGGCGCAGGCGCTGGTGCTCTTCCTCTTCTGGCGCCGTGTAGGGCTGCGCTACAAGCCAGACTTCCGTTGGCGGGGCGTCGGCCTCGGAACGGCCGGCAAGCTCGCAGGCTGGACCTTCGGCATGCTCGTCGTCACGCAACTGGCCGGAATCGTGGAGACGAGGGTCGTCGTCACCGCGTCGGGCGATGACGCGTCGACCACGGTGTTGTCGACGGCCTGGCTCATCTTCATGCTGCCGCACTCGATCGTGGCGGTCTCCATCGCCACCGCCTTCTTCACCCGCATGAGCGAGCACGCGTCAGAGGGCGACCTCGACAAGGTGCGGCGAGACCTCTCCGCGTCGATCCGCGTCATCTCCGTTCTGATGATCCTCGCGACCATGGTGCTCATCGTGGCCGCCTATCCGTTCGGTGCCATCTTCAGCAAGGGCTTCTCCTTCGCGGCCTCGGTCGCCATGGGCGATGTGCTGATCGCGTTCCTCATCGGCCTTCCCGCGTTCAGCATCCTGTTCGTCGTGCTGCGAGCGTTCTATGCGCTGGGCGACACGAGAACTCCCTTCTTCATCACGCTCTTCCAGGCGGTGCTGTTCTCGGTCGCCGCCCTCGGCGTGCTGGCCTTCGTGCCGAAAGAGTTCGTCGGCGTGGGCGTCGCTCTCGCTCTCTCCGGGGCGGGGATCGTGCAGGCGATACTCGCGGCAGTCCTCATCCGGCGCCGTCTGGGCGGTGTCGGCGGCGGTCGTGTCGCTCGCAGCCTCGGCCGAGACTTCGTGGCACTCGTGCCCTCCGCCCTCGCGGGAGTCGCCCTCGCGATCGCCTTCGACCTTGGTCGGGATGGCGGCTTCGGGACGAGTAGCTACGCGGGGGCGATCATCACCATGGCCGCCATCGGGCTGGTCATGTCTGCGATCTACGTCGGCACACTGCGGCTCGTGAAGTCGCCCGAGCTGAACGACGCGCTGAGCCCGATCCTCGGCCGCCTGCGTCGCCGCTCTGCCTAGCCCTCCGCCTGGCCCTGAGCGTTCCCTCACCGCGGAATATCCGCGGAATAGGATGTGTTATACCCGTTTGTGAGTGGGTCGAGACCGGGCGCTCACGGAACAATCCAAGGAGCTGACACGCACGTGCGCGACATCATCATCATCGGATCCGGCCCTGCCGGATACACCGCGGCCATCTATGCTGCCCGCGCGGGTCTCAACCCGCTGCTGATCGCCTCGAGCGTCGAGGCCGGCGGCGAGCTGATGAAGACCACCGACGTCGAGAACTTCCCCGGCTTCCCCGAGGGAATCCAGGGCCCCGAGCTCATGGGCAAGCTGCAGGAACAGGCCGAGAAGTTCGGCACCGAGGTTCTGCTCGACGACGTGACGAGCGTCGACCTCACGGGCGACGTGAAGAAGGTCAGCACCGGCTACAGCGGCGACCAGGAGGCCCTTGCGGTCATCTTCGCCACCGGCAGCGCCTACCGCAAGCTCGGCATCACCGACGAGGAGCGCCTGAGCGGCCGCGGTGTCTCGTGGTGTGCCACCTGCGACGGTTTCTTCTTCAAGAACAAGACCATCGCGGTCGTCGGCGGGGGAGACTCCGCCATGGAAGAAGCCACGTTCCTCACGCGCTTCGCCGACAAGGTCTACCTGATCCACCGCAAGGACACCCTGCGCGCCTCGAAGATCATGCAGCAGCGCGCGTTCGATAACGACAAGATCGAATTCGTCTACAACTCCGAGGTCGTGGGCATCGCCGGCGAGAACACCGTCGAAGGCCTGACGCTGCGCGACACCGTCTCGGGCGAGACGAGCGA carries:
- a CDS encoding DUF6049 family protein, with translation MNLPPLRRLRAIPALLGLGLVASSMLGVVAVAAPVAAAEAPIHIVLAPQAGGVIQSGADLTVTAGLTNTSSTASGAGTLSIALDREVIETREGLAEWLNPAADVAGKVDSDAVIATVAVPALPPGEEQLVNATIPASDIALYDWGVYGLSATLTLDNGDTSLARSSVVYNSGRSPAPTPVAVAVPITTQPGQTGLIPEATLATLTAENGLLTRALDAVIDRPVGILVDPRIIASIRALGTTAPDTATSWLSRLQGASNPIYPLSYADADLAAMSQAGAPQVLTPTSFNYALKSADFANTTTPPETPTPAPASPTATTAPTTTSTTSPNAVPTRDALLQWDYTSTSIAWPRDDTVVSADLPYFAANGLTSTIMSSSNVTVPGSAPAEGVATAGDSTVLISDDTVSRALREAANALTGTERQRSQSDLASSLAVVATEDDGRGTPILATLDRTGSTEGTGLTDALTALGQLSWATPAAFDAYAAQAPTAGATVVDSPEAAERTTQVNALLGSENRLAAFSSVIADPEKLLGQNRADLLSLLANSWASNSGGWNVAAQSQIDSVTTTITGVKIVSGSPIGLYGNTANLPVLVQNTLPYPVTITLRLAPSNFRLVVQNEITITVEAASSKQAKVPMTRVANGDTSIRIDLISPTGVPISTEPTIVPVNVAADFEVAGSWLVGSVVAALLIFAAIRLTLRRRRARLHPEPDAEGPRD
- the murJ gene encoding murein biosynthesis integral membrane protein MurJ — its product is MTDTSTPGPNLGRASAILASGTTVSRILGFVKAFVLVQTIGTIGLGTDAFTIANQLPNTIFVIVAGGMLNAILVPQIVRAAKHNDGGAGYINKLVTVAFVVLGTATILATLLAPILITIVAEPKSSGQFALATAFAYWCLPQIFFYGVYSVLGEVLNARNSFGPFTWTPVLNNVVALAGLVAFNVVFSPSAENVANLDWWTSDKIAVLAGTATLGVAAQALVLFLFWRRVGLRYKPDFRWRGVGLGTAGKLAGWTFGMLVVTQLAGIVETRVVVTASGDDASTTVLSTAWLIFMLPHSIVAVSIATAFFTRMSEHASEGDLDKVRRDLSASIRVISVLMILATMVLIVAAYPFGAIFSKGFSFAASVAMGDVLIAFLIGLPAFSILFVVLRAFYALGDTRTPFFITLFQAVLFSVAALGVLAFVPKEFVGVGVALALSGAGIVQAILAAVLIRRRLGGVGGGRVARSLGRDFVALVPSALAGVALAIAFDLGRDGGFGTSSYAGAIITMAAIGLVMSAIYVGTLRLVKSPELNDALSPILGRLRRRSA
- the trxB gene encoding thioredoxin-disulfide reductase; the protein is MRDIIIIGSGPAGYTAAIYAARAGLNPLLIASSVEAGGELMKTTDVENFPGFPEGIQGPELMGKLQEQAEKFGTEVLLDDVTSVDLTGDVKKVSTGYSGDQEALAVIFATGSAYRKLGITDEERLSGRGVSWCATCDGFFFKNKTIAVVGGGDSAMEEATFLTRFADKVYLIHRKDTLRASKIMQQRAFDNDKIEFVYNSEVVGIAGENTVEGLTLRDTVSGETSELPVQGLFVAIGNDPRVHLVHGQLDLTAAGTIAVEGRSSRTNLSGVFSAGDVIDDTYRQAVTAAASGTVAALDAEHYLAGLAQAAHVQPDAAAAELITAN